A single region of the Brassica rapa cultivar Chiifu-401-42 chromosome A03, CAAS_Brap_v3.01, whole genome shotgun sequence genome encodes:
- the LOC103861945 gene encoding uncharacterized protein LOC103861945, which yields MEASHNSNLQIHKLTKQLHHLLEVEQDEEEEDKEETLSLRDLPLLNDNKPSSTATTTTTEDHGEPSTEPFEFLTSTSYDVSPAENIIYRGKIIPLNYKNALFSPPEHISPRVRTRSESLSAIQGNKLNPPLARDNVGPMRTSRSLDDRKLTRRLTTADPPPENVSLTKGKAKTETVLSGSGKSVRPRWYVIMFGIVKFPPEIELRNIKSRKTRRNVPPVMFPSLPDRRSRATSPSPSWRFLNALSCKEPTSVAATAPLWVPHA from the coding sequence ATGGAAGCTTCACATAATTCCAATCTCCAAATCCATAAACTCACAAAACAATTACATCATCTCCTAGAAGTAGaacaagatgaagaagaagaagataaagaagaaaCACTCTCACTCCGTGACCTTCCCCTGCTCAACGACAACAAACCTAGTTCCACCGCCACCACAACCACCACTGAAGACCACGGTGAACCGTCGACGGAACCTTTTGAGTTCTTGACCTCAACTTCCTACGACGTTTCTCCGGCAGAAAACATTATCTACCGAGGCAAAATCATCCCATTAAATTACAAAAACGCCCTCTTCTCGCCTCCTGAACACATCAGCCCACGAGTTCGGACAAGATCCGAGTCCTTGTCTGCTATACAAGGCAATAAGCTAAACCCTCCCCTAGCACGCGACAATGTCGGACCTATGAGAACAAGCCGTTCTTTAGATGATCGCAAGCTCACACGTCGTTTAACCACCGCAGATCCTCCACCAGAAAATGTTTCTTTGACAAAAGGTAAGGCTAAGACTGAAACAGTGTTGTCTGGAAGTGGAAAGAGTGTAAGACCGAGATGGTATGTGATCATGTTTGGTATAGTTAAGTTCCCACCGGAGATCGAGCTGAGGAATATAAAGAGTCGAAAGACTCGCCGGAATGTTCCACCGGTTATGTTTCCATCTCTTCCTGACCGGAGATCTCGAGCAACGTCACCGTCTCCTTCTTGGAGGTTTCTCAACGCCTTAAGTTGCAAGGAGCCCACAAGCGTCGCTGCAACGGCACCGCTTTGGGTTCCGCATGCGTAA
- the LOC103861946 gene encoding putative nuclease HARBI1 yields MSTSSSDEVDEILNEAFEEIVDQHLDNFIDSVINVQDNTRSRRTYIERDREQGQKQLWDDYFSDHPTYSADMFRRRFRMNKPLFLRIVDRLSNEVPYFQQRRNAHGRYGLTALQKCTAAIRILAYGQSGDMYDEYLRLGESTSRLCLENFTNGIINLFGNEYLRRPTPEDLQRLLDLGEARGFPGMIGSIDCMHWQWKNCPTAWKGQYTRGSGKPTIVLEAVASQDLWIWHAFFGLPGTLNDINVLDRSPVFDDILQGRAPKVKFKVNNHTYRMAYYLTDGIYPNWATFIQSIRLPQGPKAELFAERQESTRKDVERAFGVLQARFAIVKNPVLVWDKEKIGQIMKTCVILHNMIVEDERGGYTLTDTSQFESGETSRSSKVKSRTSFNVGNMLGIRNDLRDSEKHDRLKADLVENVWQKFGNEDE; encoded by the coding sequence ATGTCGACCTCGTCAAGTGATGAAGTCGATGAAATTCTAAATGAAGCCTTTGAAGAAATTGTGGATCAACATCTTGATAATTTCATCGATTCAGTCATTAATGTTCAAGACAACACCCGGAGTAGACGAACTTATATCGAAAGAGATCGAGAACAAGGACAGAAACAGCTTTGGGACGACTATTTTAGTGATCATCCTACATATTCAGCAGACATGTTTAGGCGgcgttttcgaatgaacaagccattgttcCTCCGCATTGTCGATCGCCTAAGTAATGAAGTTCCATACTTTCAGCAAAGAAGAAATGCTCACGGCAGGTACGGACTAACTGCACTTCAAAAATGTACGGCGGCTATACGTATACTAGCATATGGTCAATCGGGAGATATGtatgacgaatatctccgacttggtgaGAGTACATCACGTTTATGTTTGGAAAATTTTACTAACGGAATAATAAATTTGTTTGGAAATGAGTATCTAAGAAGACCTACACCGGAGGATCTTCAACGATTACTCGATCTTGGAGAGGCACGCGGGTTTCCAGGTATGATCGGCTCgatcgactgtatgcattggcagtggaaaaactgcccaacGGCTTGGAAAGGCCAGTACACACGTGGTTCAGGGaagccgacaattgtcttagaagctgtggcatcacaagatctttggatatggcacgcatttttTGGATTACCAGGTACTCtcaacgatatcaatgttcttgatcggtcaccagtttttgatgacattttacaaGGTCGAGCACCAAAAGTTAAGTTCAAGGTCAATAACCACACATATCGTATGGCTTACTACCTTACTGACGGAATATATCCAAACTgggcaacatttatccaatccatccGACTTCCTCAAGGTCCTAAAGCAGAGCTATTTGCCGAACGTCAAGAATCTACccgaaaagatgtcgaacgggcttttggagtTTTGCAAGCGAGGTTTGCAATAGTTAAAAACCCGGTTCTAGTATGGGACAAGGAAAAAATAGGACAGATTATGAAAACTTGTgtcatattgcacaatatgattGTAGAGGACGAACGAGGCGGATACACTCTAACTGATACATCTCAGTTCGAGTCGGGAGAGACAAGCAGAAGTTCCAAGGTGAAAAGTAGAACAAGTTTTAATGTCGGTAATATGCTAGGCATTCGCAATGATCTTCGGGATTCAGAGAAACATGATcgtttgaaagctgatttagTTGAAAACGTTTGGCAAAAATTTGGTAACGAAGATGAATAA